In Methanothermus fervidus DSM 2088, a single genomic region encodes these proteins:
- a CDS encoding Resolvase, Holliday junction-type (COGs: COG1591 Holliday junction resolvase~InterPro IPR014428: IPR011335: IPR011856: IPR002732~KEGG: mth:MTH1270 hypothetical protein~PFAM: Resolvase, Holliday junction-type~SPTR: O27336 Conserved protein~PFAM: Archaeal holliday junction resolvase (hjc)), translated as MYRKGYCRELDLVNLFWDKGFAALRVAGSGSSSKPLPDIVAGNGKKYLAIEVKYTSKEVLYINFSKIEELIKFSKRFGAEAYIAVKFSHKDWLFLSPKDLKKTRSGNYRIDIDLAMLKGKLFEEIIGEEKQMKLIDDH; from the coding sequence ATGTATAGAAAAGGTTATTGTAGAGAATTAGATCTTGTAAATCTTTTTTGGGATAAAGGTTTTGCAGCTCTCAGAGTAGCAGGTTCCGGAAGTTCTTCAAAACCATTGCCAGATATTGTAGCAGGGAATGGAAAAAAATATTTAGCAATAGAGGTAAAGTACACATCAAAAGAAGTTCTATATATTAATTTCAGTAAAATCGAAGAGTTAATTAAATTTTCAAAACGATTTGGAGCTGAAGCATATATAGCAGTAAAATTTAGCCATAAAGATTGGCTGTTTTTATCACCAAAAGATCTAAAGAAGACTAGAAGTGGTAACTATCGTATTGATATTGATTTAGCAATGCTGAAAGGTAAGTTATTTGAAGAGATTATTGGGGAAGAAAAACAAATGAAACTTATTGATGATCACTGA